The genomic window ATTCGACTGGAAAAGAAAAATTTGTCTATTGGTGAGCGTGTTTTAGCTCAGGAGTTACAACTAACTGTCCGTGGTCAAGAAAAAATTGGTATTATCGGTCCCAATGGCATTGGCAAATCCACACTTTTAGCCAAGCTGCAGCAACTTCTTAATAATAAGCGAGAAATCTCGCTTGGATTTATGCCACAAGATTACCAAGAAACATTGCAATTGGCTCTATCGCCAGTAGAATTTCTCAGCCAAACTGGACATAAAGAGGAATTACAGAAAATCCAATCCTTCCTAGCCAGTCTCAATTTCAGTTATCCAGAGATGCACCAGCAAATCCACTCCTTATCTGGAGGTCAACAAGGTAAACTCCTTCTTTTGAATTTAGTTCTACGAAAACCGAACTTTCTCCTTCTGGATGAACCCACACGAAATTTTTCTCCAACTTCTCAACCAGAAATCAGAAAACTCTTTGCCACTTATCCCGGTGGTCTGGTTACTGTTTCGCATGATCGACGTTTCTTAAAAGAAGTCTGTACCAGTATTTATAGTCTGACAGAGCATGGTTTAGAAGTAGTTGATTTACAAGATCTTTAACTTTTGGAAATAAAACATCCAGAGAAAGTTCTCTGGATGTTTTTTTACATTTGTTTCAAACGTTCAATTCGCTCTGAAATAGGTGGATGCGTATAAAATAGTTTTTTCAAGAAACCTGGTTTTTGAGGATCATTGATATAAAGGGCACTACTAGCATCATCTACATGATGACTCATGGGTTGACTATTGTCTAATTTTTGTAAAGCATTGATCATCCCCTGAGGATTACGAGTTAGTTCCACACTTGAAGTATCTGCTAAAAATTCTCGTTGGCGAGAGATAGCTAACTGCACCAAAGTTGCTGCTAAAGGCGCTAGAACAATGGCCAAGAGAGATAGGACCAATAAAATAATCTCAAGTCCTCCACCATCACGGTCATTACTTCTACGACTACGACTAGCTCCACCCCACCACATCATACGACCTGCCATACTCGATAAAAGGGTGATGGCACTGGCAAGAGCAACAGCAATGGTAGAGATTCGAATATCTAAGTTGCGAATATGACTAACTTCATGCCCGATTACAGCTTCTAACTCCTCACGATTCATGATCTCTAAAAGTCCTGACGTAGCAGCAACAGCAGCATTTAGAGGATTCGAACCGGTGGCGAAGGCATTCAAACCCGGGTCATCAATTACATAAACTCGTGGCATAGGAATCTGCGCCACCAATGCCATATCCTCGACAACATGATAGAGAACAGGTTCTTCGTTTCTATCAACCTCACGCGCACCATTCATGCTCATGACAATCTCTGTAGATTGAAAAATCATGGTCAAGGCATAGATGAAACCGATAATCATAGCTACAGTCACGCCCCAGATACCTGAGTTCATGAACAGAAAACCAACAGCATAACCAACCAAGGCTAGCAAAAGAAAGAAGACAATTAAAAGAATCCAAGTTTTACGTTTATTACTAGCAATTTGTTTGTACAGCATCTTAGTCACCTAAACCACTAAAATCAACTCTAGGTACAGCCTTTTCTTCTTCTGGAGTTTGAAGGAAATCCGCTGCCTTGAAGCCAAATATAGCCGCAACCAGATTACTTGGGAAAGTTTCTAATTTAATATTGTAGTTGCTAACGACACTATTATAGAGCTGACGTGAATAAGAAATTTTATTTTCTGTGTTAGTCAGTTCTTCTTGTAAGTGAGCAAAATTGCTACTAGCCTTCAAGTCAGGATAATTCTCTGCAACCGCAAAAATACCAGATACCTGACGAGTCAGTGCATCACTAGCTTTCATGGCTTCTGCAGGTGTAGTTGCTGCAGCTACTTGTCTACGGAGTTCAGTCACCTTTTCTAGAGTAGAACTTTCGTATTTAGCGTAACCTTTTACTGTTTCAATTAAGTTTGGTAAGAGATCATTTCGACGCTTCAACTGAACATCAATCTGACTCCAAGCTTCCTTGGTCTGCATACGATTTTTCACCAATTTATTATAGCAGTCAATTACCAAGAAAATAATTAGAGCAAGAAGTCCATAAAAAATCCAATTCATCATAAAGCTCCTTTCTGCCTTTTGATTAGTACAAGTATATCAAATTTCCATGTTTTTGTGGTAAAATAAGATGATATACAAGAAGGATATAACTATGAAACCAGAAACTTTTTACACACTACTTGCTGAACAGAATATCAATCTTACTGACCAGCAAAAAGCACAATTTGAGCGCTATTTTGAACTCTTAGTCGAGTGGAACCAAAAAATCAACCTGACTGCAATTACTGAAAAGGAAGAAGTTTATCTTAAACACTTTTATGATTCCATCGCTCCTATCCTACAAGGGTTGATAGAAAACCAAGAAATTAAGTTACTTGATATTGGCGCTGGTGCAGGATTCCCAAGTCTTCCTATGAAGATTCTCTACCCTCAGCTAGATGTGACCATCATTGATTCACTCAATAAGCGCATTAACTTTCTTCAGCTTTTAGCTGAGGAGCTTAATCTAGAAGGTGTTCATTTCTACCATGGGCGCGCAGAAGATTTTGCTCAAGAGAAGAATTTCCGTGCCCAATTCGACATTGTAACAGCTCGTGCAGTTGCTCGCATGCAGGTCTTGTCTGAATTAACGATTCCTTATCTAAAGGTAGGAGGAAAACTTTTGGCACTTAAGGCCAGTAATGCACCAGAGGAATTGACAGAAGCCAAGAATGCCCTCAATCTTCTCTTCAGCAAGGTTGAAGACAACATCAGCTACACACTTCCTAATGGAGACCCTCGCTACATCACTATTGTCGAAAAGAAAAAAGAAACTCCAAACAAATATCCACGTAAGGCTGGTATGCCCAAC from Streptococcus sp. oral taxon 061 includes these protein-coding regions:
- the rsmG gene encoding 16S rRNA (guanine(527)-N(7))-methyltransferase RsmG; protein product: MKPETFYTLLAEQNINLTDQQKAQFERYFELLVEWNQKINLTAITEKEEVYLKHFYDSIAPILQGLIENQEIKLLDIGAGAGFPSLPMKILYPQLDVTIIDSLNKRINFLQLLAEELNLEGVHFYHGRAEDFAQEKNFRAQFDIVTARAVARMQVLSELTIPYLKVGGKLLALKASNAPEELTEAKNALNLLFSKVEDNISYTLPNGDPRYITIVEKKKETPNKYPRKAGMPNKRPL
- a CDS encoding LemA family protein, whose translation is MNWIFYGLLALIIFLVIDCYNKLVKNRMQTKEAWSQIDVQLKRRNDLLPNLIETVKGYAKYESSTLEKVTELRRQVAAATTPAEAMKASDALTRQVSGIFAVAENYPDLKASSNFAHLQEELTNTENKISYSRQLYNSVVSNYNIKLETFPSNLVAAIFGFKAADFLQTPEEEKAVPRVDFSGLGD
- the htpX gene encoding zinc metalloprotease HtpX; amino-acid sequence: MLYKQIASNKRKTWILLIVFFLLLALVGYAVGFLFMNSGIWGVTVAMIIGFIYALTMIFQSTEIVMSMNGAREVDRNEEPVLYHVVEDMALVAQIPMPRVYVIDDPGLNAFATGSNPLNAAVAATSGLLEIMNREELEAVIGHEVSHIRNLDIRISTIAVALASAITLLSSMAGRMMWWGGASRSRRSNDRDGGGLEIILLVLSLLAIVLAPLAATLVQLAISRQREFLADTSSVELTRNPQGMINALQKLDNSQPMSHHVDDASSALYINDPQKPGFLKKLFYTHPPISERIERLKQM